GCCCATACTCCATGAACACAGCAGTAATCAAACTCAATTCCCTGTCCTATTCGTATCGGTCCTGAACCTACTACGACAATCTTTTTATCATCTGATATTATATTTTCATCTTCCTCTTCATAACATGAATAATAGTACGGTGTTTTCGCATCAAACTCTCCGCCACAAGTATCTACCATCTTATATACAGGGTATATTCTATTTTCTTCTCTGATTTCTTGAATTTTTTCACGTTTTAATCCAGTTAAATCGCATATTTCAGTATCTGTAAAACCCATAGCTTCAGCTTCATTGATTAGCTCTACATTTAAATCTTCATTATTAAGTCGTAGTTCCATTTGTACAATATTGTTTACACCATGTAAAAACCAAGGATCAATAGTTGTCACTTCATGCAGTTTTTCAACCGAGATACCTCTTCTAAGAGCTTCTGCAAGTCCAAATATTCTCTCATCATCACATTTATTAATTTTTTCGTATAATTCTTCCTCTTTCAGTTCCATAAGTGAATACATTCTAAGTCCGTTAAATTTCCCCTCTAGTGAAGTTAGCGCTTTTAACAATGCACTTTCAAAACTTCTACTTATCGCCATTACTTCACCTGTTGCTTTCATCTGCGTACCAAGCTTTCTTGATGCCTTAGAAAATTTATCAAAAGGCCACTTAGGAAATTTCACTACGATATAATCCAGTGCAGGTTCAAAACAAGCACTCGAATCCTTTGTTACAGAATTCTTCAATTCATCCAAGCTGTATCCAATAGCTATCTTTGCAGCTATCTTTGCAATAGGGTAACCTACTGCTTTGGAAGCTAGTGCACTTGAGCGGCTAACTCTTGGATTAACCTCTATAACTACATATTTATTACTCTTTGGATTTAATGCAAATTGTATATTACAACCGCCTTCAATTTTCAAACTTCTGATTATTTTTATTGAAGCATGTCTTAACATCTGATATTCCTTATCTCTCAATGTTTGAGAAGGAGCTACTACTATGCTGTCACCAGTATGAACACCTACAGGATCCATATTCTCCATATTACATATGATGATACAATTATCTTTTTTATCTCTAATAACCTCGTACTCGATTTCTTTCCACCCTGCTACACTCTGCTCAAGTAATATTTGTGATATAGGACTGTTTTGTATTCCCCTTTCACAGATTTCGAGAAGTTCTTCTTTATTATTTGCAATTCCTCCTCCTGTTCCTCCGAGAGTATATGCAGGTCTTATAATTACAGGGTATCCATATTCCTTCACAAAATCTTTACACTGCTGAATGTTAGTTGCTATAATACTCCTTGCAATTGGTTCATCAATCTCTAACATTAAATCCTTGAAAACTTGTCTGTCTTCCGCTTTTTCAATAGTATCTCTATCTGTTCCTAACAGCTTTACATCATATTTTTGTAATATACCTTCTTCTTCTAAATTCATAGCCAAATTTAAACCTGTTTGACCTCCAAAGCCTGCTAGAATGCCGTTTGGTCTTTCTTTTTCAATAATTTTTTCTAAACTCTGTACATTCAATGGCTCAATATAAACCTTATCAGCAATATTTGTATCTGTCATTATTGTAGCTGGATTACTGTTTACAAGTATTGTTTTGATACCTTCTTCCTTGATAGCTTTACACGCTTGAGTTCCTGAATAATCAAATTCTGCTGCTTGTCCAATAGTGATAGGTCCTGAACCAATAATCATTACTTTCTTTAAAGTTTTATCTAACGGCATAC
This is a stretch of genomic DNA from Abyssisolibacter fermentans. It encodes these proteins:
- the carB gene encoding carbamoyl-phosphate synthase (glutamine-hydrolyzing) large subunit encodes the protein MPLDKTLKKVMIIGSGPITIGQAAEFDYSGTQACKAIKEEGIKTILVNSNPATIMTDTNIADKVYIEPLNVQSLEKIIEKERPNGILAGFGGQTGLNLAMNLEEEGILQKYDVKLLGTDRDTIEKAEDRQVFKDLMLEIDEPIARSIIATNIQQCKDFVKEYGYPVIIRPAYTLGGTGGGIANNKEELLEICERGIQNSPISQILLEQSVAGWKEIEYEVIRDKKDNCIIICNMENMDPVGVHTGDSIVVAPSQTLRDKEYQMLRHASIKIIRSLKIEGGCNIQFALNPKSNKYVVIEVNPRVSRSSALASKAVGYPIAKIAAKIAIGYSLDELKNSVTKDSSACFEPALDYIVVKFPKWPFDKFSKASRKLGTQMKATGEVMAISRSFESALLKALTSLEGKFNGLRMYSLMELKEEELYEKINKCDDERIFGLAEALRRGISVEKLHEVTTIDPWFLHGVNNIVQMELRLNNEDLNVELINEAEAMGFTDTEICDLTGLKREKIQEIREENRIYPVYKMVDTCGGEFDAKTPYYYSCYEEEDENIISDDKKIVVVGSGPIRIGQGIEFDYCCVHGVWAIKNAGYESIMINNNPETVSTDFDTADKLYFESLYIDNVMNVIRKEQPEGVIVQFGGQTSVNLAPKLYKNGVNILGTSFESIDLAEDRDKFRAFLEELQIPSPTGKAVMSIEEALVTVKELGYPVVVRPSYVIGGRAMQVVYNEENLIKYMKEAESISSKNSILIDKYVKGTEIEVDAVSDGEDILIPGIMEHIEKTGVHSGDSITVYPNITLSEETVKKLVEYTKKIAKGLKIVGLVNIQYVFDGKDIYVIEVNPRASRTVPILSKVTGVPMVKLAVDVMLGKKLKDQPYGTGLLKNKDLYAVKVPVFSGEKLTDVDIYLGPEMKSTGEVLGVDKDFRKAIYKGFRASGIKIPIEGGIYVSLKEVDKKESLSIIKVYAQMGFKLYASDGTAAFLNDNNINCEKISIAKVMEFISKGNINMIINTPTTGNNQESDGFKIRRKGIEHRIPTFTSIDTARVFLTAIEITNDNEDVGYCTIDGYLE